From Calliphora vicina chromosome 3, idCalVici1.1, whole genome shotgun sequence:
TAGGGAATTGGGAGTTTTGCAATTAAAGTCGCCACCTAGAAAATTTTAATCTAAAACGGTTTATAAACAATAATCCTTATTGTACGCTTAAATAcgtaaatatattaataattttagagAACTGCACTTGTTATCATCTCTGTTTTGCTCTCACTCTTGCAACTCTAAGTctcttttttttagattttaagctaaatatttaagtttgagtatttttttattatttatattttcctttattataaaatataaactaaaaaataaagtttatttaacCAGTATTTTTATTAAGACTTTCAGTTGTTAAACATAATAATGGCTTTTTCTATGTTATCAGGTATAAACATTATAATAAAACCTAATTcgatcaatttattttatttacaactttaacATACTTTAATACTATTTATTAGTTattgtattttgttaaatttattattataaattataaataatatacaaataagttatacactttcatatacatacatatatattttatgtaactaaacaaatgaaaattaactaattaaaattgaaaaataacaacatttaaaaagatgtttttaatacataaaatttcttaatgaagagaaatttagaaaaaaaaaaccaaatttttgtaGGAACTTTTATTTTCGTCTGCAATTTCTACAATACTGATTTGCGACCCTAGTTTATGGATATCAAGCGGGTCTCAGACCCGAATCAACACATCAGATATCCGTTCGAGAGTTTTGGTATTGTTCCTGTGATGAGAAAGAAAAATAAGTCAAAGGACATTTTGCTTACTACATCATTGAGACATTTGGCTTATTCTGCGTTTCTTTCGGATAAGTCTTTAATTGGAGTGTCTACTGTAGGCATCGAAACAGGCGAAGAATGTTATTCGTAGGGAAAAAAGGAGATTCTATACTAGTCTATTCTCTGGTTTTTGGAGTGTTTTGAAAGGGTTTGGTGTCATGGAGAGTAATGAACAGGCATGTGTTAATGTTATACCTTCTATTAATAATGACATCATTTTTGATTTTGGTTCTTTGGTAATGTGGATGGATCGTTATCGTTTAGATGTGTAAGTAAGTATGAGTTGTATGAGGCGGTCTAGtcgtttttataaacttttcggagcccccaaataacttacaaacatgattgatacatcaatatatcgttaccttaatatagaaacgccctaactcgtgttttccaaaattttgtttttttgcataCTTTGATAGATAATTTCGCAATACaccatttataaaataaaatgtcacaACATTAAATTGGTTACCTTCATATAAAtctgtttcattaaaaaaaaaatcgcaactTCAGAACTGTTagttatcaggcctgtcacacattttgttcggaatggttttaaTTCCGTAGTTacaattccgatcgatttcgttttaggttcttcagattccgtgcaatttattaattacaaaaatattaaataattctgtatttctgattttatttttaacagcgttttttatattaaagcaaaagtgaagtttttgaacagaaactgattaaaaattttagaaaaacaaataattcaaagaaatatcaattccactttgaaacttgaaagtggtttcattccgaaagaaattttcgttttactatttctgaagaagcaaaaaacgGAATAATTCCACttccgatcggaatggaattctgtgacaggcctgtatattaAGTTGCTTCCTCCTCCTGTAAAGTAAGAAAAATGTTAGAGAAAAAATAGAGAATTCTCCAgcctcggttgctatttaatatcgagaaaatcggcaaatggctgagatataaggaaaaaaccgggacaatctcgatttttggcctatttttatctatatctggattactaagtcattaatatagacaatatgggtatataatgatagatatttcaaagttcattaCATCGATGTATAAGGCTATAATAAGTTAGTTGgatcaatgggtcaaaatcgggaaaaatatttgttaaccaaaattttgaaaaattttaaaaaacatttttttttaaaaaaaatacaagtatAAGGCTATAATAAGTTAGTTGgatcaatgggtcaaaatatttttttcaccaaaatattttttgacataattttttttttaataataaattaaaaaaaaaattttgaaaaattttaaaaaacattttttttttttaaataaaaataaaaatatttttaataagattcggcacaaccgaatagcTCTCTTGTTGTAGAACTATTTATCCTTACAGCTCCCGCATTATTACTCATCATGTTAATACAATATTGACTACCTCAGTTTTTCCTTCGGCATGGAAGACAATTCGTTTTGTGTCAATATCTAAATCCGGATTTGAGACCAATTTCTATCTTCCTTCATTATCCAAAGCAGTGGAGCACTGTACTTTTATAGATTTGTACACGCCCTCTGTATTTAGTGAAATGCTaatctttgattcctacctttttaGCAGGGGGTGGCGGCTGCCTGACCTTTGccatgatgttatcctcttttccaTGAGGAGGGGGCTTTTTGGATGGAATGTTTAGATTGCCACTTCATTAttaaaactcgaaaaccatgatgaaAATTGTTCGTCCTTTGCCAGGGATCAAAACTGATgtgcttggttttgtaggcaaACACTTTAACCACTCCgccaataaataaatactaataaataaatgagtctataaatggctgagatatgatcatgcaaccacgactacctcgattttggaaaaatattaaacaaaaggtaaaagtttctatagacaatttttcaatatcatTAAACAGAGCCTATTTTTAAAGAACATGTTTCAATATCattgaaatttttgatatttttaaagaaaattgctcAATATCgttgaaaaactttaaatttctatggaacatttttcaatatctttgaaaatgtttctatttctatagaaaaagtttctatatctggccaaattaccgcattcgatatcgagtaaaatttatcgtaattttcctatttgagattatggcattcgatagcgagcaagaaatttagtacactttatcataatttcgatatcgaaatcatttttcgatatgttagctcattcgatcacgaatgcagTAATTTGACCCCTCTTTCAATATAGTCAAAATCtctgaaaaataaattactatataaggacataattaatgaaacacttattattttcatatttatttccccAGAATACtgtaagtttttattattatgaaaaaaagcacctgaaattaaaaaaaaaaaattaatacaaattttctttacacATATCCAAATGATTTCATTAAACTTCAccttaaaataactttaaactATGTTGTGGTTTTAAAAACCTGTTGGCTAATTaagtagttttatataaattattataatattgaacaaattcCGAACATTGTTCAGCTGTAATAAAGAATACCAAGagaaaaataaagatttaattaaaaaaaatatataaaattaattaatcatGTTACCTACTTTTCAAAAACTCCATTGAGCCATGCTGTTTCAAATTGCACATTTGAAAATACTTAAACACACTATGGAAGGTCATATCATTTTTAGATTTCTGAGCAGCTTCTAAAAACTTTCTAGCCGATATACGTCCCGCATCACTGGTATTAATGGCCAAGCGTAAAGCATCCACTACTTTACCCTGACCCAACAAAACTTCTATAATAATTTCGTGAGCTTTAATTTTTGTCAACATATCTAAGGCAACTTGTGAGACTGCAGGATCTTCATTGGAATGTGAGAGTAGGTAACAGGCAATAGCTTTCGATTCCATTAGCAGAGAATACTCGGCCAAACGTCGTAGAGTAtcaaaacttttgtttaaaatcaatTCATTTATTAGCATTTTGCTAAGATCTTCCTGGGCAGCTATATTATGCTTGCACAAAGATTGTAGATAAAGTAAGAGTATGGTTTGGCATTGGGGTTTCTCCACAATCGATTGGAATACTTGAGTATGCATGTCGATTTGTTCGATTAACACTTTGGGGGGAGTAGGCAATTTGGGTGTCGTTTTAACATTTGAGGGCTGAGCTGTTTGATTTTGTAGTTCTAATTGGACCCAAGATCTAGACGAGATTTATTAGTACGATTATTTTGGTTAAAGTGTGGATGGGTTTTACTTACGCAtatactttattaattttattgaaaatggtctCCAATACTGGCAAAAATGATCCATTGTATTGGTCATCTACTAATTGTCTGAGTACTTTTAGCAGAGCCTGTTTACCACTGTTACGTTGCAAAAGAAATTCTGTTAATCGTATTCTATCTGATATTAAAGTGCACAGGGACTCAATGTCCAAGTGCAGATACCACATGCAGCCCAATTTGGCATCAATAACTATGTTGGGCTGAAACAGTACCCAATTGGTggaatctgaaaaaaaattaagatttttctttcaaaatttaaatagtctTCTTTTTTAATCGTTGCAATAAAACTTACACAATTCACATTGTAAAATTTGACCATCCGGCTGCAGACTGGGCAATTTCAAGGCAAAAGGTCTTATCGATCTGCCAGCTGTGATGGGAGAATGATACGTTATATCATTCACTATCTCACCGCTAAGGGAAATATCAAATAGCAAAGAAGTGGCCGAGGCTTGATGATGTACCACTATCAGATTATCCACAGTATTTATGGCAAAACGTCCCACCAAACCCAAGCGTAAAACATGGCATTTACGTGGAGCCAAACCTGGACCATTTAATAAATACACCTCTACCTCAATCATGCCGGAAGCACTGGTTTGTAGAATCAATACAGCCATAATGCCATAAATTTGGCCTAAAGTAACTTTACTCTCCTGGACTTCACGATTTGTACTGCCCACTTAAATtagtaacaaataaattttaaaaataacttttaaaataatttcgtattTACTTACAATCCAGTTTAGGCAATTTTGTTATAGATTTCTGTTTTATTAATACCGGTATCAGACAACTATTACTATCGGCCGTACATAAGACCGCAATATTCGCCTCGGAACACCAAGCAAACCATTTAATACTCATACTCATGGCTTTTACAGATTTCACTTGATTTTTCTCGGCCACTATGGTAAATATCTCTACACCCGAATTCGATATCAAGGCACATTCCCGATTGTGTACCCAAACAAAGCCATAGATCAAGGCTTTAACTTGATGTACTATGATTTCCTGCAGCATTGGTTGTTCACCTTGAAAGCATATAAATTCTACAGAGTTTTCACGTCTTTGAACCGCCAAAATTTGATTATCGGGAGAAAATTTTATGGAACGAATAGCACCTCGATCCGTCATACAAAATGAAATGACTTTATCTTCGGTGGGACCCTTGACAACGACACCAGTAGCTCCGCCAGAGCGTACGGCAAAGATCTAAAACATTTGTAATTGTAAGTTAAGTAAAACcttgaatttataaaaagagGCGTCTCATATTACTTCCTCTAATTACCTGCTTATTGGAatcatcaaaaaacacatttgttaaTTGACTAACCGCATCGAAACGTATGGGATTTTTGGATAATTCTATGTAATGTACAGAATGCtccattttaaacaaattttttatacaaaattaataatttttcacaattttattataaaaaaaatacactacatgtaaacaaaacaaaagaaatatttttctcaCAGCTGTTAGATAAAAATTATCTACAAACAGCTGGCCCAACAGTTGCAGAAAAGTAGTAGGATTTATGTAGTTTGCAAAAAAGATGAAAAGTACAAACACAGAGTTgtattaaaaagtagtaaacaaggtaaataaacaaaatcagcTGCTCATATGTAAACAAAAgaagaaatagaaaatttataaaattttaaaaatatttattaaaataacaaaattttttaaaaaatgtataacacAGATTTAAAATTAACTCTATGTCGTACTTGCCTGCAAACTCTTACACAAACtaagcattttaatattttcaatacctTGGATTTGGCCAAAAAGTTAATGTTATGTTCTACGCTGCCGGTGGAAGTCACCGATGAGTATCCTCAAAATGTTTGCGTACAGTGTTacgaacaaattttattatattatgaaTTTCAACAAATGTGCCACAATGCCTTGGATAGATTTAATGAGCTGTTAAAAACTAAGGAATGGGTGGCAGAAGATAATCAGAAGGATGAGGAACAAGGTGTAGGTGAAGCAAAGGATCCCTTAAATGAAGACCAAACATTGCTCAATCATTTAGAAGAAAAACCAAGTGAGCTA
This genomic window contains:
- the Bulli gene encoding regulator of MON1-CCZ1 complex, which codes for MEHSVHYIELSKNPIRFDAVSQLTNVFFDDSNKQIFAVRSGGATGVVVKGPTEDKVISFCMTDRGAIRSIKFSPDNQILAVQRRENSVEFICFQGEQPMLQEIIVHQVKALIYGFVWVHNRECALISNSGVEIFTIVAEKNQVKSVKAMSMSIKWFAWCSEANIAVLCTADSNSCLIPVLIKQKSITKLPKLDLGSTNREVQESKVTLGQIYGIMAVLILQTSASGMIEVEVYLLNGPGLAPRKCHVLRLGLVGRFAINTVDNLIVVHHQASATSLLFDISLSGEIVNDITYHSPITAGRSIRPFALKLPSLQPDGQILQCELYSTNWVLFQPNIVIDAKLGCMWYLHLDIESLCTLISDRIRLTEFLLQRNSGKQALLKVLRQLVDDQYNGSFLPVLETIFNKINKVYASWVQLELQNQTAQPSNVKTTPKLPTPPKVLIEQIDMHTQVFQSIVEKPQCQTILLLYLQSLCKHNIAAQEDLSKMLINELILNKSFDTLRRLAEYSLLMESKAIACYLLSHSNEDPAVSQVALDMLTKIKAHEIIIEVLLGQGKVVDALRLAINTSDAGRISARKFLEAAQKSKNDMTFHSVFKYFQMCNLKQHGSMEFLKTEQCSEFVQYYNNLYKTT